The following are from one region of the Chitinivibrionia bacterium genome:
- a CDS encoding flagellar hook-basal body protein codes for MLGSIKHATQAMTIQMQRQEQIANNLANMNTIGFKSSGLFAEQITRHMANHGGPDHGYEIRPERILKADEVFIDYSQGHPISTGGAFDLMIQGSGFFTIMTEQGIRYTRDGAFQTDADNFLVDGNGGRVFGEDGFITIDPRKGPVSFLDNGSVMQDGHEIAILRISDFNKPYRMTRMGNNYFRPMQPDNPVVRSDGFMIRQGYLENSNVDPIRSMVEMISSNRVYEMTAKAIQSEDQTLDRAVNQVGRVG; via the coding sequence ATGTTGGGAAGTATCAAACACGCTACACAGGCAATGACAATTCAAATGCAGAGGCAAGAGCAGATTGCAAACAATCTTGCTAATATGAACACTATAGGTTTTAAGAGTTCGGGACTTTTCGCCGAGCAAATCACAAGGCACATGGCGAATCACGGCGGTCCTGATCACGGATACGAAATTCGCCCCGAAAGAATACTCAAAGCCGACGAAGTTTTCATTGATTACAGCCAAGGACACCCCATAAGCACAGGAGGTGCATTCGATTTAATGATACAAGGTTCAGGGTTTTTCACGATAATGACCGAACAGGGCATACGCTACACTCGCGACGGTGCATTCCAAACAGACGCCGACAACTTTTTGGTTGACGGCAATGGCGGACGAGTTTTCGGCGAAGACGGCTTCATTACAATAGACCCAAGAAAAGGTCCCGTAAGTTTCCTCGACAACGGAAGCGTTATGCAAGACGGACACGAAATAGCGATATTGCGAATTTCCGACTTCAACAAACCCTACCGGATGACAAGAATGGGCAACAACTATTTCCGCCCGATGCAACCCGACAATCCTGTTGTCAGAAGCGACGGTTTTATGATACGTCAAGGCTACTTGGAAAATTCAAACGTTGACCCTATACGCTCAATGGTCGAAATGATTTCGTCAAACAGGGTGTACGAAATGACCGCTAAAGCAATACAGTCCGAAGATCAAACTTTAGACAGAGCGGTCAATCAGGTCGGTCGCGTCGGATAA